A stretch of DNA from Nocardioides sp. Arc9.136:
CCTCCTCGATGGCCCGGTTGAGCGGACCCTCGGGTGCCTCGGGGCCCACGTGCACCGTTCCCCAGAAACCCGCGTTGACGTACGTCGCGCCGGCCTCGAGGGGGTAGGTGGACCAGTCGCGCTTGGCGACGAGGGGGCACAGCCACACCGGGCGCATGCCGACGGCCTCGTCGAACCACGACAGGAAGTCCGCGAGGCGCCCGACCGGCACCTCGACGTCCTGGATGACGCGCTCGCGCTGGGGGCGACCGGCCCGGCGGTCGAGCCGGTCGACCACGCCGTAGCGCCGCTCGAGCGCCACGAGCCGGTGGTAGACGTCCGACCGGCGCCAGCGGCGCGGCCACACCCGGCGCACGACCGGGTGCTGCGCGCCGAACGCCCCCGAGCACCAGAACCAGTCGGTGTCCCAGCGCCACAGGTAGTCGTAGGTCGTCAGCAGGTCGGTCTCCCGCTGCTGGATGCTGCGGTAGAAGACGTCCTGGCCGGTGTAGTCGCTGGTCGGCCCGGGCTCCTCCTGCCACGTCGCCAGGGTCAGGTAGAGCTCGTCGGGCGAGAACGCCACGCCGTCGAGGCCGTCGACCCGGACGCCGTCGTGCTCGCGGGTCGCCACGATGTCCTCGACCGCCGCGGCCAGGGCTGCGGCGTCGTCGAAGCGAACGTGGCGCAGCGCCACGTAGGACGGCACCGGCTCGAGCTCGATCCGCAGCCGGGTGGCGTAGCCGAGCGAGCCGTAGGAGTTCGGGAAGGCGTCGAACAACTCGTCTCCGGGCCGCGCGGTGACCACCTCGCCCGCGCCGGTGAACACGTCCATCTCGAGCACCGACTCGTGCGGCAGGCCGTTGCGGAAGCTCGTGGACTCGATGCCGAGACCGGTCACCGCGCCGCCCAGCGTGATCGTGCGCAGCTGCGGCACGACGTAGGGCGTCAGCCCGTGCGGCAGGGTGGCGTCGACCAGGTCCTCGTAGGTGCACATGCCCTGCACGTCGGCCGTGCGGGCGACGGGGTCGACGGCGATGACGCCGGTGAGGCCGCTGACGTCCAGGCCGGGGCCGGTCGTGGTGGCGCGCGGCCGGAAGAGGTTCGAGGTCTGCTTGGCCAGCCGCACCGGGGCACCGGCCGGGATCGCGGCGTACGACGCGCGCAGCCGGTCGACCGCCTCGGCGTGCTGCTGCCAGGCGTTGACGGTTGTCACGGGCAACAAGTTACTCCGGTGCGCGGGCGTTCTGCGCGAGGGTCCTTCGGCCCGGGTCAGGCGGTGGCGGGCGTCACGACGGCCGCCTCGGGCCCGTCGGGCGCGAACCAGGACCGGCCGGAGGTGCTGGGGTACGGCGACGTGCCGGCCCGGGCGCGCTCGACCTCGGCGACGTAGTCGTCGGGGATGCTGAAGCCGCTCGCCGAGCAGCCGTTCGGGTCGCTGGTCGCGTGCGACCCGCCGGGAAGCTCGACCCGCACGAACCCGCCGCGGACGACGTGCAGGACGTGCTCGTCGAGCTCGGTGAGGTAGCCCGCCGAGCCCTCGTCGCAGGCGTCGCAGCCGCAGTCGGGCACGACGGTGACGAGCACCGGGGGCTCGGCCGCCCACAGCTCGGCGACGGTCTCGGTGACGCCGTCCATGCTGCGCAGGCCGACCAGGAGCGGCAGCGCGCCGGCACGCACGGGCCGCAGCCACCAGGATCGCTCCAGGGGCGTCGTCGGGTGGCAGGCGAGCACCGCTGGCTCGGCCACCTCCTCGACGCGCGCCAGCCGTGCCGCGACGAGGACCTCGGTCCAGGCACGGGCCCGGGCGGCCAGGATGCGGTACTTGGCGGGGTCCAGCAGCCGGGAGTACTCCTCCTCGGCCGGCGACTCCGCGCCCGGGTGCGGGTCGTCCCAGGGCGGGGTGCCCGCGCCGAGGACCGCGAACCGTGCCTCGACCGCGGCTAGCAGCGCCTGCTCCTCGGCGGTCACGGGCTCAGGTCGTGGCGGTCGCGAGGAGCGTCCCGCGGGGGTCGCCCCGGTGGACGACCACGCCCGCGCCGCCGAGGTCGCGCAGCGCCCCGAGGTCCCCCTCGGCCACCGCGTCGGCGTCGGTGAGGACGACGGCGGCCTCGAGCCCGGTGGCGCCCGAGGCGACGGCCATGGCGACGCACACGCCGAGCGCGGAGACCTGCAGGGAGGGCAGGTCGACGGTCGCCGCGGCGTACGTGCGGCCGTCCGCGTCGCGCACGGCGGCGCCCTCCGCGGCGCTGGTGCGGGCCCGGGTGGCCCGGGCGAGGGTCACCAGCTTGCGGTCCTCCGCGCTGGGCTGGTCGGTGGGGTCGCTCACTCGTCCTCCGGGGTGTCCTCGTCGGGATCGGCGTCGCTGACCTGCAGGATCCGGACGGTCGCGACCTTGTTGCGACGGCCCGACGGCCCCTCTGCCTCGAAACGCAGACCGTGCGCCACCACGACCGAGCCGGGGATCGGCACCCGGCCCAGGTGCTTGGCCATCAGGCCGCCGACGCTGTCGACGTCCTCCTCCTCGACGTCGAAGCCGAAGAGCTCGTCGAGGTCGTCGACGGGGTAGCGCGAGGAGACCCGCCAGCCCTCGGCGCCCTCGAGCCGCTCGGTCTCGACCTGCTCCTCGTCGTACTCGTCGGTGATCTCCCCGACGATCTCCTCGAGCAGGTCCTCGATCGTGATGATGCCGGCGGTGCCGCCGTACTCGTCGACGACGACCGCGATGTGCTGGCGGTTGGCCTGCATCTCCGAGAGCAGCGCGTCGACCGGCTTGGACTCCGGAACCCAGGAGACCGGGCGCATGACCTCGTCGATGCGCTGGGTGAACTCCACCTCGGGTGCCTCGAAGTCGCGGCGGACGACGTCCTTGAGGTAGGCGAAGCCGACGATGTTGTCGAGGTTCTCGTCGATGACCGGCACCCGGGAGAACCCGGAGCGCAGGAAGAGCGAGAGCGTCTGGCGCAGGTTCTTGTGGCGCTCGACGTAGACCACGTCGTTGCGCGGCACCATGACCTCGCGGGCGGTCGTGTCACCGAGCTCGAAGACCGAGTGGATCATCCGCCGCTCCCCCGACTCGATGACCGCGGAGGCCTCGGCGAGGTCGACCAGCTCGCGCAGCTCGGTCTCGGTGGAGAACGGCCCCTCGCGGAAGCCGCGGCCCGGCGTCAGCGCGTTGCCGACGACGATCAGCAGCCGCGGCAGCGGGCCGAGCACCCGGCTGACCGCCATCAGCGGGCCGGCCGAGAAGAGCGCGACGGTCTCGGAGTGCTGGCGGCCCAGGGTGCGGGGTGCCACGCCGATGACGACGAAGCTCACGACCAGCATCACGCCGATGGTGATGAGCACGCTGGCCCACCACGCGCCGTCGAGCCCGTCGTCGATCTGCAGGGTGACCAGCACGATCGCGGCGACCTCGCACAGCATGCGCAGGAAGAGCGCGGTGTTGAGGTAGCGGACCGGGTCGTCGAGCAGGGCCAGCAGCCGCTTGGCGCCGGCGCGCTCCTCCCCCACCAGCTCCTCGGCGCGGGCGCGCGAGAACGCGCTGATGCCGGCGTCGACGGCGGAGAAGAGTCCCGCGAGCACGACCAGGCCGGCCGCCGTGACCAGCAGCCAGAGGTCCTCGGCGTTCACCGGGAGCGCCACTCCTTCAGGATCTCGTCCTGCAGGCCGAACATCTCCCGGTGCTCCTCGGGCTCGGCGTGGTCGTAGCCGAGCAGGTGCAGGATGCCGTGCACGGTGAGCAGCTCGATCTCGGCGGCCTTGCCGTGACCGGCGGTCTCCCCCTGCTTCTCGGCGATCTCCGGGCAGAGCACGAGGTCACCGAGGACGCCCTCCTCGGGCTCCTCGTCGACCAGGCCGGGGCGCAGCTCGTCCATCGGGAAGGCGAGGACGTCGGTCGGCCCCTCCTTCTCCATCCACTGCTCGTTGAGCTCGGCGATGGTGGCCTCGTCGACCGCCTTGATGCACAGCTCGGCCATGGGGTGGACGCGCATCCGGTCCATCACGAACCGGCTGAGGTCGGCCAGCCACCGCACGTCCAGCTCGTGGCCGGACTCGTCGAGGACCTCGATGCTCACCGGCTCGCGTCCTTGGCCCGCTGCTCGCTGGTGCGCTCCCGCTCGGCGTCGAACTCGTCGTACGCCGCCACGATCTTGCCGACCAGGCGGTGCCGGACGACGTCGTGGCTGGAGAGGCGGTTGAAGGAGATGTCCTCGACCCCGTCGAGGATGCCCTCGACGATCCGCAGCCCGGACCGGACCCCGCCGGGGAGGTCGGTCTGGGTGATGTCGCCGGTGACGACGACCTTGGAGCCGAAGCCGAGGCGGGTGAGGAACATCTTCATCTGCTCGGGCGTGGTGTTCTGCGCCTCGTCGAGGATGATGAAGGAGTCGTTGAGCGTGCGGCCGCGCATGTACGCCAGCGGCGCCACCTCGATCGTCCCGGCGGCCAGCAGCTTCGGGATCGTCTCGGGGTCCATCATGTCGTGCAGCGCGTCGTAGAGCGGCCGCAGGTACGGGTCGATCTTCTCGCTCAGCGTGCCCGGCAGGAAGCCGAGGTGCTCGCCGGCCTCGACGGCCGGGCGGGTGAGGATGATCCGGTTGACGTTCTTGCTCTGCAGGGCCTGCACGGCCTTGGCCATGGCGAGGTAGGTCTTGCCCGTGCCCGCCGGGCCGATGCCGAACGTGATCGTGTGCTTGTCGATGGAGTCGACGTAGCGCTTCTGGTTCAGCGTCTTCGGGCGGATCGACCGGCCGCGGTTGCTGAGGATGTTGAGGCTCAGCACGTCCGCCGGGCGCTCGGTCGTCTCGGCGCGCAGCATCGCCAGCACGCGCTCGACGGTCTCGCCCGTGACGCCCTGGCCGGTGCGGATGATCGTCACCAGCTCGTCGAGCAGCCGCTCGGCCAGCGCGACCTCGCCCGGCTCGCCGTACAGGGTGATCCGGTTGCCGCGGACGTGCACGTCCGCGTCGAAGGCCTGCTCGATCAGCGCGAGGTGCTCGTCGCCGGGACCGAGGAGGCTCACCATGTTGATGCTGTTCGGGACCACGACGGTGTGCCGCGTGGTGTGGGTCTGGCTGTCAGTCATGGATGCCCGGTCCGGGCGGCCTTTCGTCGACGGTGGGTGCCTGGCCATGCTACGGGAGCGGCTCGGCGCTCCCCAGCGAGATCTGTGCACTGGTTCTGTGCACCGGGCGTAGCGTCGAGGGCGTGCCCCCTGTTCCCGTCGACCCGCGTGACCTCGGCGACGACGCCGAGGGCCACGGCGACGGGCACGACGACGACCACGACGACGACACCCCGCCGTACTGGGAGGCCGGCCTGCACCTCCCGCCGGACGCCCGCCGCATGGGCCTGACCCACCACGTCCCCGACGGCGCGCTGCTGGACTTCGCCAGCCGGCTCGACTCCTCCAACCGCCGGCACCGGATCACCGCCTGGGTGATGCTCGTCGTCTTCGGCCTGCCCGTGGTGTTCGCCGTGGTGCGGGTGCTTCAGCTGTTCTGAGGCTGCCGTGCGGGTCTCGGGCCGCCGTAATCGTTCAATTGCGCGGTTGCGACGGGTTGGAAGCGCTTCCAGGCGTCGCAATCGCTCAATTGCGCGATTCTGGTCGTCGAGGTTGTGGCAGGTGGGACGGTCGTGACAGGCGTTCCGAGAGCCTCCGTCGCTCCCGTCCACAAGGCGGTTCCGGACGGTCGCCAGCGCACCGGAACGTGGTTATCGTCCGTTTCGGGCGCCTCGGTCTGGGCGCTGCTGTCTCGGGAAGGACCACGTCATGCCGCACCGACTCCCCGCCGCCCTCGCGCTGTCCGTCGCGCTCGTGCTCTCCGGGTGCTCGGACGACCCGGAGCCCAAGGTCGCGCCGGAACCGTCGGCATTGAACTCCCCTGCAACTGCATCACCTTCAGGACATGCGTCCGGGCTAGGACCGGAGGGTGTGGTCCGCGCCTGGGTGGAGGCTCGCAACGAGGCGCTAGAGGAAGGCAATACAACCGCCGTCCGGAAGCTCAGCTCACCGTCTTGCAAGACCTGCGAGGACTTGCTGCGGCCGATTAAGACAGTTCACGCCGAGGGAGGCGAGTTCGATACGCCCGGGTGGCGAGTAGCTGGCACGAATATCAAGCGAGAGGGTCGCGGCCAGATCGAGATCGACACCGCCCTGATCTACGCCAGCGGCAGCACTACACCGTCGGCCGGCGCCGAGCCGGTGCGGTATGGAGAGGAGAAGCACATAGCAGTCTTCCGACTGGTGCGTGCAGATGAGATCTGGCTGGTGGATTTCATCGGGTACTTGTCATGACTCGGATGGCGATGGCGCTTCTGTTTATGGTCACTGGACTCTTCGTCGCCGCGGACCCGGCCTACGCGGGCTGCGGCTACGTCGAAGAGGTCGTCCTTGTTCAGGGCATGGCGACGGTTAGCAGCCACTACGTCTGCACGTCGAATCCACCCACTGCAAGTTCGGCAGGTGAGCCGGATGGGCCATTGCCTCCACGTGATTCCGACCTGGACGCCGTTTGCGTTCGATCGGCTATCAGTATCGGCCTCGACCCGTTCGAGTTCTGCGCGGCACCCGGCGATCAAGCCAACCCAACACCTCAACTAACCCCCGGAATGGTCGCCGCCGCCTTCCGCCGCCTGCCGCTCCCACCGGCGACGCTGCAGGTGCAACCCGCGAACGGCCGCACGCTCGTCAACTTCGCCACGAACTTCTGGACCGAGCGCGGGGAGCTGACGCGGAGCGTCAGCCTGCTGGGGCGGCGGGTCGACCTGCGGATCTGGCCGACGAGCTACACGTGGAGCTTCGGGGACGGGACGACCAGCACGACGAGCGAGCCGGGTGCGCCGTACCCCGACCTCCAGGTGACCCACGACTACCGGCGGGCGGGGCGGGTGGCGCCGAGCGTGGACACGACGTACGCCGCAGAGTTCAGCGTCGACAGCGGGCCGTGGCAGCCGGTGAGCGGCACGGTGACCATCCCGGGGGCGCCGGTCGGGCTGCGGGTGCTGACGGCGACGCCGACCCTGGTCGGCTACCGGTAGCGCCCGGCAGCGCTCCGCCGACGGAACGCTCAGCCAGGGGGCCAGGTCATCGACCGGCCGGCAAGCACGTGCAGGTGGGTGTGGAAGACCGTCTGCCCGACACCGGCGCCGGTGTTGTAGACGAGCCGGTAGTCCTCGTGCCCCTCGGCCGTGGCGATCGCCGCCGCCGCCGTCACCAGCTCCGCGGAGGCGACCGGGTCGCCGGCGGCCAGGGCCGCGGCGTTCGCGTAGTGGTCCCGGGGCACGACCAGCACGTGGGTCGGCGCCTGGGGGTTGATGTCGCGGAAGGCGACGGTGCGCTCGGTGACGTGCACGACCTCGGCCGGCACCTCCTCGGCGACGATCTTGCAGAACAGGCAGTCCGCATCGCTCATGCACGCAACCTAGCGCCGACCCGCGCGCGTCTCACCGGCACGACGGCCCCCGACCGGGAGGATGACCCCATGGACGCCCGCCTGCGGATCACCGCCCTGCTGACCACCTCCGCCCTCGCACTCACCCTCGCGGCGTGCGGCGAGGACGACACCGCCACGGACGACCCCACGCCCGCGGGCGGCACGAGCGCCGCCTCGGAGGAGCCCAGCGCCAGCGCGACGCCGACCGCGAGCGCGAGCGCGAGCGCGAGCCCCACGGAGGGTGACGGCGGCAGCGGGAGCGACGGCGGCCCGGAGACCACCGTGCCGGTCTACTTCGCCGGCGAGACGCCGCAGGGCGTGCGCCTCTACCGCGAGTTCCGCCGCGTCAGCGGGGACCCGCTGACCGAGGCCGCCGAGCTGCTCACCACCGGCGACGCGCTGGACCCCGACTACCGGTCGCTGTGGCCCGAGGGCACGTTCGGCTCCGTGTCGGTCCAGGACGGCGCGTTCGTCGCGCAGGTCGACGACGACTCCTGGTCCGCGCGCGGCGGGCTCTCCGCGAACGGCGCGCGCCTGGCCGCCCAGCAGCTCGTCTACACCCTCCAGGGCGTCGAGCAACAGCGCCTGCCCGTGCGCGTGGTCGACGGCAGCGGCACGCCCGTGGCGCTGTTCGGCATCGACGGGGACATCACCCAGGCGGCGCCGCTGGAGGTCCTCGCGCTGGTCAGCGTCAGCGGCCCCGAGGAGGGCGCGACGGTCGGCGACACGTTCACCGCCGCGGGCGTCGCGTCGTCGTTCGAGGCGACCGTCCCGTGGCAGGTGCGCGACGGCGGCGGGGAGGTCGTGCTCGACGGGTTCGCGACCGCCGAGGGCTGGATGGACAAGCTCTACCCCTGGGAGAGCGAGGTCGACGTGTCGCGCCTCGACCCGGGCACCTACACCTTCGTCGCGATGACCGACGACCCCTCCGGCGGCGAGGGCGGCGGGCCGACCGAGGACAGCAAGACGATCGTCGTGGGGTAGCGGGGGCTCAGCCCCAGCGCGAGGTCCGCGACAGGAGCGCGGCGACGGCGGCGACGCCGGCGGTGGAGGTGCGCAGGACCTCGGCGCCCATCCGCACCGAGGAGGCGCCGGCCGCGGTGAAGACCGCGACCTCCTCCTCGGTCAGCCCACCCTCCGGGCCGACCACGACGACGATCGAGCCGTCGTTCGGCACCCGGAGCGCGGCGAGCGGCACGGCGGCCTCCTCGTGCAGCACGACGGCGAGCGAGGCGTCGGCGACCAGGCGCACGACCTCCGCCGTCGAGGCGAGCTCGGCGACCTCGGGGAACCACGAGCGCCGGGCCTGCTTGGCCGCCTCACGGGCGGTCGAGCGCCACTTGGTCAACGACTTCGCGGCGCGCTCGCCCTTCCAGACCGCCACCGAGCGCGAGGCCGCCCACGGCACGATCGTCGTCGCCCCGATCTCGGTGAGCACCTCGACCGCCAGCTCGCCGCGCTCCCCCTTGGGCAGCGCCTGGACCACGACCACCGACGGCGACGGCGCCTCGACGCGGCGCACGTCGCTCACCCGCACGTCCAGGACGCGCTTGCCGGTCGAGGCGACCTCGCCGGTGACCGACGTGCCGGAGCCGTCGGTGAGGACCAGCGGCTCCCCCACCCGCATCCGGCGCACGGCGACGGCGTGGTGCGCCTCGTCGCCCTCGACCGTCACGGTGGCCCCGGCGCCGACCCCGGCCAGCGTCGGGACGAGGTGGACCGGGAGCGACATCAGTGACCGTCGAAGGCGTCGCGCAGCCGCCCGAAGAACGACTTCGATCCGGGCTTGACCTGGCCGGTCGGGGTCTCCTCGCCACGGATCGCGGCCAGCTCGCGCAGCAGCTCCTCCTGGCGGGGGTCGAGCCGCTGCGGGGTCTCCACCGCGACCGAGACGACGAGGTCGCCGCGACCGCCGCGCAGCCCGGGCACGCCGCGACCGCGCAGCACCTGCTCGGTGCCCGACTGGGTCCCGGCCGGGATCTCGAGGGCGAACTCGGTCTCCACCCCGGAGTCGGCGCCCTGCTCGACGTCGGCCTCGAGCGTGGGCAGCGTCAGCGAGGTGCCGAGCGCGGCGGCGGTCATCGGGACGGTGACGGTGCAGTGCAGGTCGTTGCCGTGCCGGGTGAAGACGGGGTGCGCCGCGACCTGGATCTCGACGTACAGGTCGCCGGCGGGGCCGCCGCCGGGGCCGACCTCGCCCTGCTCGGCCAGCTGGACGCGGGTGCCGGTGTCGACGCCGGCGGGGATCTTGACCGTCAGGGTGCGGCGCGAGCGGACGCGGCCGTCACCGGAGCACTCCCGGCACGGCTCGGGGATGATCGTGCCGAAGCCGCGGCAGGCCGCGCACGGGCGCAGCGTGCGGATCTCGCCGAGGAACGAGCGCTGGACCTGGGCGACCTCGCCCTGGCCGCGGCAGGTCTCGCAGGGCACGGGGTGGCTGCCCGGCGCGGCACCGTCGCCGTGGCAGGTGGTGCAGAGCACCGCGGTGTCGACCTTGATCTCGCGGGTCACGCCGAACGCCGCCTCGGCGAGGTCGACCTCGAGCCGGATCAGCGCGTCCTGGCCGCGGCGCACGCGGGGCCGCGGGCCCCGCCCGCCGCCCGCGCCGCCGGGCTGGCCGCCGAAGAAGGCGTCCATGATGTCGGTGAACGAGAAGCCCGCCCCCTGGCCGAAGCCCGCCGCGCCGCCGCCGAACGGGTCGCCGCCGCGGTCGTACGCCGCACGCTTCTGCGGGTCCGAGAGCACCTCGTAGGCGGTGGAGACCTCCTTGAACCGCTCCTGCGCGTCCGGGTCGGGGTTGACGTCGGGGTGGTACTGCCGAGCCAGCCGCCGGTAGGCCTTCTTGATCGCGGTGTCGTCCGCGTCGCGGTCGACTCCGAGCAGCTCGTAGAGGTCCTGGCTCAACTGGGTTCCTTCGGTGATCGAGGTGAGAGAGGTACGCCGCGACGCGGGGCGGTCAGCCCTCGTCGAGGATGCGGGAGACGTAGCGGGCGACGGCGCGCACCGCGGACATCGTGCCCGGGTAGTCCATGCGGGTCGGGCCGACGATGCCCAACGTGGCGAGCGCCTCGTCGCGGGGGCCGTAGCCGGTGGCGACGACGCTCGTGGAGGCGAACTGCTCGTAGGGGCCCTCCGCGCCGATGCGCACCGTGACGGCGCCACCGGTCGTGGCCTCGCCGAGCAGGCGGAGCAGCACGACGTGCTCCTCGAGCGCCTCGAGGAGCGGCCGGACCGCGGAGTCGAAGGAGTCGCCGTACCGCGCGAGGTTGGCGGCACCGCCGACGGCGATCCGCTCGTCGGAGCGGTGGTCCTCCATCGCGTCGGCGAGGGTCTCGACGACCGCGCGGGTCACGCCGTCGTCGCGGTCGGGGGCGTCCCCGGGGACCTCCGGCACCGCCTCGCGAAGGCGGCGCACGGCGTCGGAGATCACCTCGCCGGTCGCGGCGTGGTTGACCCGCGAACGGAGGTCGGCGAGGGCTTCCTCGGACAGCTCGGCGGGCAGCTCGACCAGCCGCTGCTCGACGCGACCGGTGCTGAGGATGAGCACGACGAGGAGACGGTTCGGCGTGAGGGCGACGAGCTCGACGTGGCGCACCGTCGAGCGCGAGAGCGTGGGGTACTGGACCACGGCGACCTGGCGGGTCAGCTGGGAGAGCAGCCGCACCGAGCGGGTCACGACGTCGTCGAGGTCGACCGCCCCGTCGAGGAAGGAGGCGATGGCGCGCTTCTCCGCGCCGGTCATCGGCTTGACGGTGCTCAACCGGTCGACGAAGAGCCGGTAGCCCTTGTCCGTCGGCACCCGGCCGGCACTGGTGTGCGGCTGGGTGATGTAGCCCTCGTCCTCGAGGACGGCCATGTCGTTGCGGACCGTGGCGGGCGAGACGCCCAGCCCGTGGCGCTCGACCAGGGCCTTGGAGCCGACCGGCTCCTCGGTGGCCACGTAGTCCTCGACGATGGCCCGCAGCACGGCGAGCCTGCGGTCCTCCTGCACGTCGCCTCCCTACCTCTGGCACTCGTCACGACTGAGTGCCAACTGTAGCGCGCCGCGGTACCGCCTCGGGTCTCGCCGACCGAGACGTCGCCTTCCCCGAGAGCCACTACCGACGCATAGGTTAGGCTCACCTAAGTCACCCACCGCCGGCCCTGCCGAGGGAGCACCATGACCGTCGTCCCGAGCAGCACCACGCGCCACGACCCGAGCCGCCTCGCGGCCGCCGCCCGCAGCATCCTCTCCTGTCCCGCGAGCGTCCACCTGGTCGTCGACGGCGCCCCCGACGTCCTGGAGGGTCCGGAGGCCGAGGGCACGGGCATGCAGGACTGCGGAGGCGAGCCGACGTTCTCCACCGCGCTCGGCTCCGACCTCGCCGTGGTGGCGGCCGCCGGTCGCCGCGCCCTGCTCACCGTGCACAGCGGGCTGGGCCGCCCCGGCTCGGAGGACCGCGAGGCCACGCTGAGCATCGCCGGGCGCCTGGTCGTCCGCGGCCGGGAGACCTGCGAGTGCTGCGGGGACCCCCGCGACGTCGTCGCCCTGGAGCCGGACCTCGTCGCCCTGGGCCGGCGGGGTGCCGGCGCAGAGCAGCAGCTGCGGGTCGACGTGGCCAGCTTCCGCGCCGGCGAGCACCAGCTCAACCGCGGCTACCTCCAGCGCTCGGTCGAGCACGCCAACAGCCACCACCAGGAGGAGCTGCGCCGCGCGGTCTCCACCACGACCGGCACCCGGATGGGCGACGTCGTCGGCGTGGCGCTGGCGGACCTGCGCGCCGACCGGGTCGAGGTGCAGTGGGTGGGCCCCGAGGGGGCCGACCGCACCGTGCTGCACTTCCCCCGCGCGGCGCGCACCACCGCCGAGCTCGGCGACATGCTGCGCCGCGAGCTGCACCACGGCATGTGCTGACCGAGAGCCCGGGGCACGCCCGGGGCAGGTGCACCTAGGCTCCCCGAGTGACCTTCACCGAGATCGCCGACCGCGTCTGGGTGACCCGTCGCCCCTGGTACGACGTGACCACGACCGTCGTCGGCGGCGAGCGCGGGCTGGTGGTCGTCGACACCCACGCCTCCACCGCCGCGGGCCGCGAGCTGATTCGCGACGTGCGCGCCCTCGGCGCCGGTGAGGTCGTGGCGGTCGTCAACACCCACTGGCACCTCGACCACCTCCTGGGCAACGAGGCGTTCCGGGAGGTCTGGCCCGAGGTCCCGGTGCACGCCCACGAGGAGGCGCTCGCCGAGCTGGAGCGGGGCGCGGTCGCCGCGCTCGAGGAGCAGGCCGGGACCGACGAGGAGCACCGCGACGAGCTCCTCGCCAGCACCGTCGTGCCGCCCGACCACACCTTCTCCTCCGCCCGGGTCCTCGACCTCGGCGACCGCGCCCTCGAGCTGGTGCACCCCGGCCGCGGCCACACCTCGGGCGACCTCGTGCTCCGCGTGCCCGACGCCGACGTGCTGGTGGCCGGCGACCTCGTGGAGTCCTCGGCCCCGCCGTCGTTCGGCGAGGACTCCTGGCCGATGGACTGGCCGCTGAGCCTCGACATCGTGCTCGGGCTGACCACGGCGACCTCCGTCGTCGTGCCGGGGCACGGACCGGTCGTCGACCGCGAGTTCGTCGAGGAGCAGCGCAACACCATCGGCGTGCTGGCCGAGACCGCACGCGACCTGGCGACCCGCGGGGTGCCCCTCGGCGAGGCGCTCGACGCCGCCGAGTGGCCCTGGCCGCGCGAGCACGTGGCTACCGCGGTGGCGCGCGCCTACGCCCAGCTGCCGCGCAGCCAGCGGCGCTTGCCGCTGATCTGATCCGGGTAACGGGCCGCCATGAGCGAGCCCACCCCCGAGGACGCCGGCCGGGACGCGACCGGCATCGGCGACGACCAGCTGCCCGAGGACCTCCAGCCCGGCGAGGACAACCCGCTCGCCGAGGGGCTCGATCCCGGCGAGACCGCCGGCGACCTCCTCGAGGACGGCAAGCACACCGACCAGGAGCAGGCCCGGGAGCAGGCGCCGGAGCAGGGCGGCGCCCAGGACGGGTCGG
This window harbors:
- a CDS encoding MBL fold metallo-hydrolase, whose amino-acid sequence is MTFTEIADRVWVTRRPWYDVTTTVVGGERGLVVVDTHASTAAGRELIRDVRALGAGEVVAVVNTHWHLDHLLGNEAFREVWPEVPVHAHEEALAELERGAVAALEEQAGTDEEHRDELLASTVVPPDHTFSSARVLDLGDRALELVHPGRGHTSGDLVLRVPDADVLVAGDLVESSAPPSFGEDSWPMDWPLSLDIVLGLTTATSVVVPGHGPVVDREFVEEQRNTIGVLAETARDLATRGVPLGEALDAAEWPWPREHVATAVARAYAQLPRSQRRLPLI
- the hrcA gene encoding heat-inducible transcriptional repressor HrcA, which translates into the protein MQEDRRLAVLRAIVEDYVATEEPVGSKALVERHGLGVSPATVRNDMAVLEDEGYITQPHTSAGRVPTDKGYRLFVDRLSTVKPMTGAEKRAIASFLDGAVDLDDVVTRSVRLLSQLTRQVAVVQYPTLSRSTVRHVELVALTPNRLLVVLILSTGRVEQRLVELPAELSEEALADLRSRVNHAATGEVISDAVRRLREAVPEVPGDAPDRDDGVTRAVVETLADAMEDHRSDERIAVGGAANLARYGDSFDSAVRPLLEALEEHVVLLRLLGEATTGGAVTVRIGAEGPYEQFASTSVVATGYGPRDEALATLGIVGPTRMDYPGTMSAVRAVARYVSRILDEG
- a CDS encoding 16S rRNA (uracil(1498)-N(3))-methyltransferase; the protein is MSLPVHLVPTLAGVGAGATVTVEGDEAHHAVAVRRMRVGEPLVLTDGSGTSVTGEVASTGKRVLDVRVSDVRRVEAPSPSVVVVQALPKGERGELAVEVLTEIGATTIVPWAASRSVAVWKGERAAKSLTKWRSTAREAAKQARRSWFPEVAELASTAEVVRLVADASLAVVLHEEAAVPLAALRVPNDGSIVVVVGPEGGLTEEEVAVFTAAGASSVRMGAEVLRTSTAGVAAVAALLSRTSRWG
- the dnaJ gene encoding molecular chaperone DnaJ, whose amino-acid sequence is MSQDLYELLGVDRDADDTAIKKAYRRLARQYHPDVNPDPDAQERFKEVSTAYEVLSDPQKRAAYDRGGDPFGGGAAGFGQGAGFSFTDIMDAFFGGQPGGAGGGRGPRPRVRRGQDALIRLEVDLAEAAFGVTREIKVDTAVLCTTCHGDGAAPGSHPVPCETCRGQGEVAQVQRSFLGEIRTLRPCAACRGFGTIIPEPCRECSGDGRVRSRRTLTVKIPAGVDTGTRVQLAEQGEVGPGGGPAGDLYVEIQVAAHPVFTRHGNDLHCTVTVPMTAAALGTSLTLPTLEADVEQGADSGVETEFALEIPAGTQSGTEQVLRGRGVPGLRGGRGDLVVSVAVETPQRLDPRQEELLRELAAIRGEETPTGQVKPGSKSFFGRLRDAFDGH